The following are from one region of the Longimicrobiaceae bacterium genome:
- a CDS encoding FAD-dependent oxidoreductase, producing MGSDQTGSSGVDLTGGIPLETLEEGRPFAGQVGEEPVVLVRRGAEVFAVGGSCTHYGGPLAEGLVVGDTMRCPWHHACFSLRTGEAIKAPALNPIPCWQTEVRDGRVHLVGRREAAPLDSLGRRVDFPESVLIVGSGAAGSAAAEMLRREGYTGPVTVIDPDGDAPYDRPNLSKDYLAGEAPEEWIPLRPEGFYEEHGIERISTAARSIDPTGRQIELADGRVLSFGALLLATGSKPVRLTVPGGDLPHVRLLRSLTDCRAIIRAAESAKRAVVVGASFIGMEAAASLRNRGLEVTVVAPDTVPFQHNLGPEIGRVLMVTHERNGVQFRLGRKVERIDANAVHLDDGTQLPAELVVVGIGVRPLTQLAEDAGIEVDNGVLVNEYLESSAPGIFAAGDIARYPDPRSGERIRVEHWVAAQRQGQAAARNILGRRQPFIDPAFFWTRQWGVGVRYVGYAARWDEVEIEGDLSAGDAEVHYLRDGRRLAVATMGRDLNNLRAEAEMEAAASGYPAGGVV from the coding sequence ATGGGTAGTGATCAGACGGGATCGAGTGGAGTCGACCTCACGGGAGGGATTCCGCTCGAAACGTTGGAGGAGGGGAGGCCGTTCGCGGGCCAGGTCGGCGAAGAGCCGGTGGTGCTGGTCCGCCGCGGGGCGGAGGTGTTCGCGGTAGGGGGGAGCTGTACGCATTATGGCGGGCCTCTGGCGGAGGGGTTGGTGGTGGGTGACACTATGCGCTGTCCGTGGCACCACGCCTGCTTTTCCCTCCGGACCGGGGAGGCGATCAAGGCCCCGGCGCTCAACCCCATTCCTTGCTGGCAGACCGAAGTGCGAGACGGCCGCGTGCACCTCGTCGGGCGGAGGGAAGCCGCACCGCTGGACTCGCTCGGTCGCCGAGTGGACTTCCCCGAGTCCGTGCTGATCGTCGGCTCCGGAGCGGCGGGAAGCGCCGCCGCGGAGATGCTGCGGCGCGAGGGGTACACCGGCCCCGTCACGGTGATCGATCCCGACGGCGACGCCCCTTATGACCGACCCAACCTCTCCAAGGACTATCTCGCCGGGGAGGCGCCCGAGGAGTGGATCCCGCTTCGCCCCGAGGGCTTCTACGAAGAGCACGGGATCGAGAGGATTTCGACTGCGGCGCGATCGATCGATCCCACCGGGCGCCAGATCGAGCTCGCGGATGGCCGGGTCCTCTCTTTCGGCGCGCTGCTGCTCGCCACCGGCTCGAAGCCGGTGCGGCTGACCGTCCCCGGCGGGGATCTCCCCCACGTGCGCCTGCTGCGCTCCCTCACCGACTGCCGGGCGATCATCCGCGCCGCCGAGTCCGCCAAACGGGCGGTGGTGGTGGGGGCCAGCTTCATCGGTATGGAGGCGGCCGCCTCGCTGCGAAACCGGGGCCTCGAGGTCACGGTCGTCGCCCCCGACACGGTCCCGTTCCAGCACAACCTGGGGCCGGAGATCGGGCGGGTGCTCATGGTTACCCACGAGAGAAACGGCGTGCAGTTCCGCCTCGGTCGGAAGGTGGAGCGGATCGACGCAAACGCGGTCCACCTGGACGACGGCACGCAGCTCCCGGCGGAGCTGGTCGTGGTGGGCATCGGCGTGCGCCCGCTCACGCAGCTCGCGGAGGACGCCGGGATCGAGGTCGACAACGGCGTCCTGGTCAACGAGTACCTCGAGTCGAGCGCCCCCGGGATCTTCGCGGCGGGCGACATCGCGCGCTATCCCGATCCGCGGAGTGGCGAGCGCATTCGGGTGGAGCACTGGGTGGCGGCCCAGCGCCAGGGCCAGGCTGCCGCGCGCAACATTCTCGGACGACGGCAGCCGTTCATCGACCCCGCCTTCTTCTGGACTCGCCAATGGGGCGTCGGCGTGCGCTACGTCGGATACGCCGCTCGCTGGGACGAGGTGGAGATCGAGGGGGATCTGAGCGCGGGCGACGCCGAGGTGCACTACCTGCGCGACGGTCGGCGGCTGGCGGTGGCGACGATGGGCCGGG